The Bemisia tabaci chromosome 8, PGI_BMITA_v3 genome has a segment encoding these proteins:
- the LOC109033958 gene encoding uridine phosphorylase 1 isoform X1, whose product MSLSEEELDEYHDGLVRLQNPHLELMDQDILYHLALGSESHDLVEMFGDVKFVCMGGTPKRAEQFAQYMMHEIGHKLPTGTTLVDISQYSYRYAMYKVGPILSVSHGMGIPSVGILLHEIIKLMYHAKVRNPIFFRIGTCGGIGVDGGTVVISEEAVDGLGQPSFDLPILGKVVKRPAKVDKRLMRDLKLLADPNDPYPTISGKTMCTTDFYEGQGRMDGAFCCFNEKEKMAYLEHLRDEGVVNIEMESLAFTALTHHAGIRSAVVCVTLLDRLKGDQINYPKEVLDEWQQRPQKLVSSYIKKFLKKKGRVINENFGNIAVKSPRRFKLVQQESESYD is encoded by the exons ATACCACGACGGGCTTGTGAGACTTCAAAACCCACATTTAGAGCTCATGGATCAAGACATATTATATCACTTAGCTTTAGGTAGCGAATCTCATGACCTGGTCGAAATGTTCGGAGATGTCAAG tTTGTCTGCATGGGCGGGACACCAAAACGGGCGGAACAGTTCGCTCAATACATGATGCACGAAATTGGCCACAAACTACCCACCGGGACGACGCTGGTCGACATTAGTCAGTACTCATACCGTTACGCCATGTACAAAGTTGGTCCTATTTTATCAGTTAGT CACGGGATGGGCATCCCATCTGTAGGAATTCTACTGCACGAGATCATAAAGCTGATGTACCACGCCAAAGTGAGGAACCCTATATTTTTCCGGATAGGGACGTGCGGTGGAATAGGGGTGGACGGCGGCACCGTTGTCATCTCGGAGGAAGCAGTCGATGGACTGGGACAACCCTCCTTCGACTTG CCAATTTTAGGGAAAGTTGTCAAACGACCGGCAAAAGTAGACAAAAGGCTTATGAGGGATTTAAAATTATTGGCGGATCCGAATGACCCCTACCCAACAATATCTGGAAAGACAATGTGCACGACGGATTTCTATGAGG GTCAAGGAAGGATGGATGGTGCGTTCTGTTGCTTcaatgagaaagaaaagatgGCGTATCTGGAGCATCTGAGGGACGAGGGAGTTGTAAACATAGAAATGGAATCTCTGGCGTTCACCGCTCTCACACACCATGCTGGGATTAGATCTGCTGTTGTTTGCGTCACGCTTCTGGATCGACTCAAGGGAGATCAG ATAAATTATCCGAAGGAAGTGCTGGACGAGTGGCAGCAGCGACCCCAGAAACTAGTTTCTAGCTATATCAAGAAATTCCTGAAGAAGAAAGGACGGGTCATCAACGAAAACTTCGGAAACATCGCCGTCAAGAGCCCTCGCCGATTCAAGCTCGTGCAGCAGGAGTCCGAAAGCTACGACTAA
- the LOC109033958 gene encoding uridine phosphorylase 1 isoform X2: MDQDILYHLALGSESHDLVEMFGDVKFVCMGGTPKRAEQFAQYMMHEIGHKLPTGTTLVDISQYSYRYAMYKVGPILSVSHGMGIPSVGILLHEIIKLMYHAKVRNPIFFRIGTCGGIGVDGGTVVISEEAVDGLGQPSFDLPILGKVVKRPAKVDKRLMRDLKLLADPNDPYPTISGKTMCTTDFYEGQGRMDGAFCCFNEKEKMAYLEHLRDEGVVNIEMESLAFTALTHHAGIRSAVVCVTLLDRLKGDQINYPKEVLDEWQQRPQKLVSSYIKKFLKKKGRVINENFGNIAVKSPRRFKLVQQESESYD, from the exons ATGGATCAAGACATATTATATCACTTAGCTTTAGGTAGCGAATCTCATGACCTGGTCGAAATGTTCGGAGATGTCAAG tTTGTCTGCATGGGCGGGACACCAAAACGGGCGGAACAGTTCGCTCAATACATGATGCACGAAATTGGCCACAAACTACCCACCGGGACGACGCTGGTCGACATTAGTCAGTACTCATACCGTTACGCCATGTACAAAGTTGGTCCTATTTTATCAGTTAGT CACGGGATGGGCATCCCATCTGTAGGAATTCTACTGCACGAGATCATAAAGCTGATGTACCACGCCAAAGTGAGGAACCCTATATTTTTCCGGATAGGGACGTGCGGTGGAATAGGGGTGGACGGCGGCACCGTTGTCATCTCGGAGGAAGCAGTCGATGGACTGGGACAACCCTCCTTCGACTTG CCAATTTTAGGGAAAGTTGTCAAACGACCGGCAAAAGTAGACAAAAGGCTTATGAGGGATTTAAAATTATTGGCGGATCCGAATGACCCCTACCCAACAATATCTGGAAAGACAATGTGCACGACGGATTTCTATGAGG GTCAAGGAAGGATGGATGGTGCGTTCTGTTGCTTcaatgagaaagaaaagatgGCGTATCTGGAGCATCTGAGGGACGAGGGAGTTGTAAACATAGAAATGGAATCTCTGGCGTTCACCGCTCTCACACACCATGCTGGGATTAGATCTGCTGTTGTTTGCGTCACGCTTCTGGATCGACTCAAGGGAGATCAG ATAAATTATCCGAAGGAAGTGCTGGACGAGTGGCAGCAGCGACCCCAGAAACTAGTTTCTAGCTATATCAAGAAATTCCTGAAGAAGAAAGGACGGGTCATCAACGAAAACTTCGGAAACATCGCCGTCAAGAGCCCTCGCCGATTCAAGCTCGTGCAGCAGGAGTCCGAAAGCTACGACTAA